A single genomic interval of Dysidea avara chromosome 6, odDysAvar1.4, whole genome shotgun sequence harbors:
- the LOC136258563 gene encoding KRAB-A domain-containing protein 2-like has translation MSYVCQPSKNDNDKTVFGHHCIVATAEKFYDILERVHSTENGHVGYKKTLAEVQRMYEGLPREAAQYFCSTCHICQLKQPQNCTAPLKPIISSGFLTRCQIDLIDMRHMPDDSYCYIAHYMDHWSKFHVLWPLINKSAIEVASGLVHKVFPYFGLPKILQSDNGREFVNEVIREILKSWPGEVTIINGRPRHSQSQGLIEKGNHLVEMQLQAFKCEHKDSNCVSWTDWLPCIQYNLNVQVCRTLKQS, from the exons ATGTCCTATGTCTGCCAGCCAAGCAAA AATGATAATGACAAAACTGTCTTTGGTCATCATTGCATAGTGGCAACAGCTGAGAAGTTTTATGATATATTAGAGCGTGTGCACTCAACGGAAAATGGGCATGTAGGCTACAAGAAAACGCTTGCAGAG GTCCAAAGAATGTATGAAGGTTTGCCAAGGGAAGCAGCTCAATATTTTTGTAGCACATGCCATATTTGCCAGCTGAAGCAGCCACAGAATTGTACTGCTCCTTTGAAGCCAATCATTTCATCAGGATTTTTAACACGTTGTCAG ATTGATTTGATAGATATGAGGCACATGCCAGATGATTCTTATTGCTACATTGCACATTACATGGACCACTGGTCAAAGTTTCACGTGCTATGGccactgataaacaagagtGCCATTGAAGTAGCTAGTGGGCTTGTGCACAAGGTTTTCCCATATTTTGGGCTCCCCAAAATATTGCAGTCAGATAATGGAAGGGAATTTGTTAATGAAGTTATTAGAGAGATATTGAAGTCGTGGCCAGGAGAAGTGACAATAATCAATGGTAGACCTCGCCATTCACAGTCACAAGGTTTAATTGAAAAGGGCAACCATCTTGTAGAAATGCAGTTGCAAGCATTTAAATGTGAGCACAAGGATTCCAACTGTGTATCTTGGACTGACTGGCTGCCATGTATTCAAT ATAATTTAAATGTTCAAGTGTGTCGCACTTTAAAACAAAGCTGA